A window from uncultured Desulfobacter sp. encodes these proteins:
- a CDS encoding transposase, whose amino-acid sequence MLKKLNFWYELLTKFMIEMLLERPLPFIENYLECINQELMKKNPNYVLSKKQKLWLSFCLSGVLLTNSICWKRFERISLGKFRFSALSWMFRNSKISFDRLLQQSTCNILKHYGIKDGVICIDDVDRGRSKSTKKIFKVHKLKDKLTGGFLDGQCIVFLFLVTPVASFPVGFEFYHPDPLWKAWKKKDDRLKKKKIPKKNRPKEPQRNPEYPTKVQLALELLNIFHKKHPDIEIKAILADGLYGHAEFVDGSSLIFGGAQTITKMKYNQNVRFKNRIISVQKFFESYPLIPQKVSVRGKEDIEIFISSARLYVPSHNAKRFVIAIQYPDEKKPRYLLASDLSWRTLDIVQAYFFRWLIEVFFEDWKGHEGWGKLTKHTGEDGSRSSLILSLLLDHALFFHHHQKARLENKLPAWSVGSLSQRIHTEALVQFVQDFCGNEINEQKLHKLKERIDNIIPFNPSTKHMSSRTFPQMKPSPSLERFRKKVA is encoded by the coding sequence GTGCTAAAGAAGTTGAATTTTTGGTATGAACTTTTAACAAAATTCATGATAGAGATGCTCCTCGAACGACCGCTGCCTTTTATTGAAAACTATCTTGAATGCATAAATCAAGAATTGATGAAAAAGAACCCCAATTATGTGCTATCCAAAAAGCAAAAACTGTGGCTAAGCTTTTGTTTAAGTGGTGTTCTGTTAACCAACAGTATTTGCTGGAAACGATTTGAACGAATCAGTTTGGGGAAATTCCGTTTTTCAGCTCTTTCCTGGATGTTCCGCAATTCAAAAATCAGCTTCGATCGCTTACTGCAACAGAGTACGTGTAATATTCTGAAGCATTATGGCATCAAGGACGGGGTTATTTGCATAGACGATGTAGACCGTGGTCGATCAAAGTCCACAAAAAAAATATTTAAAGTTCACAAGCTTAAAGACAAACTCACCGGCGGTTTTTTAGACGGGCAATGCATTGTATTTCTATTTTTGGTAACACCAGTGGCTTCTTTTCCCGTGGGCTTTGAATTTTATCACCCGGACCCATTGTGGAAAGCCTGGAAAAAGAAAGATGACCGTCTTAAAAAAAAGAAAATACCGAAGAAAAATCGGCCCAAGGAGCCACAGAGGAATCCTGAATACCCAACGAAGGTTCAATTGGCTCTTGAGCTTTTGAACATATTTCATAAAAAACATCCGGACATTGAAATCAAAGCAATTTTGGCAGACGGTCTTTATGGGCACGCTGAATTTGTTGATGGCAGTTCCCTTATCTTTGGTGGTGCTCAAACCATCACCAAAATGAAGTATAATCAAAATGTACGGTTTAAAAACCGCATAATTTCAGTACAAAAGTTTTTTGAATCTTATCCTCTGATACCTCAAAAAGTATCGGTTCGAGGGAAAGAAGATATTGAAATTTTTATCTCATCGGCTCGCCTGTATGTGCCGTCTCACAATGCAAAGCGTTTTGTGATCGCCATTCAGTATCCTGATGAGAAAAAACCACGTTATTTGTTAGCCTCTGACTTGAGTTGGAGAACATTGGATATTGTTCAAGCATACTTCTTCCGCTGGTTGATAGAGGTTTTCTTTGAGGACTGGAAAGGTCATGAAGGATGGGGCAAGCTGACCAAGCATACAGGCGAAGATGGATCTCGGAGTTCCTTGATCCTGAGCCTGCTGTTAGATCATGCATTGTTCTTCCATCATCACCAGAAAGCCCGCCTGGAAAACAAACTTCCTGCATGGAGTGTGGGAAGCCTATCCCAGCGGATTCATACAGAAGCTTTAGTTCAATTTGTCCAGGATTTCTGTGGAAACGAAATCAATGAACAGAAGCTTCATAAGTTAAAAGAACGCATTGATAATATAATTCCTTTCAATCCTTCTACAAAACATATGAGTAGTCGTACTTTTCCTCAAATGAAGCCATCCCCATCTTTGGAGCGCTTCCGAAAAAAAGTGGCCTGA
- a CDS encoding PDZ domain-containing protein: MVKIRTVSSSTILFVCLFSAILSFAGVDANHASRIHITINDNTVDVSADNAPFIDVLKKLADKIGFDLIIKDSVDEVVTFDLKSKDLETCLKQLLLRRNYVLTFRKLDDSSVVPKELLLIGTKVPTIYKARPQDTNNADSHMNRADKKWYEKYFSNPDTLSKQIDVQQVRITSETAPPFGAGIQVTRVSEDSAFSQIGIASGDRITAVNGTPVTSRKELINALVHISTEMNPTIIQIERLDENGQLDPVYVQIN, translated from the coding sequence ATGGTGAAGATACGAACGGTCTCCAGTTCAACCATTCTTTTTGTTTGTCTGTTTTCGGCTATATTGTCCTTCGCGGGTGTTGATGCAAACCATGCATCCCGGATACATATCACAATCAATGACAATACCGTTGACGTATCAGCCGATAACGCGCCGTTTATTGATGTGCTAAAAAAATTGGCGGATAAAATCGGATTTGATCTCATTATTAAAGATTCAGTAGACGAGGTCGTCACCTTCGATCTGAAATCAAAAGATCTTGAGACCTGCCTGAAACAGCTTCTTCTCCGTCGAAATTATGTACTGACTTTTAGAAAACTCGACGATAGTAGTGTGGTGCCCAAAGAATTGCTGCTGATCGGTACAAAAGTCCCCACCATATACAAAGCCCGCCCCCAAGACACCAACAACGCGGACAGTCACATGAACCGGGCTGACAAAAAATGGTATGAAAAGTATTTTTCAAATCCCGACACCCTTTCGAAACAGATAGATGTTCAACAGGTTCGTATAACTTCTGAAACAGCCCCCCCATTTGGAGCGGGTATTCAGGTAACCCGGGTATCTGAAGATTCTGCATTCAGCCAGATCGGTATAGCGTCGGGGGACCGGATTACGGCGGTTAACGGGACGCCCGTCACGAGCCGTAAAGAGTTGATAAATGCCCTTGTCCATATTTCCACAGAGATGAATCCAACCATCATTCAGATTGAACGATTGGATGAAAATGGCCAACTGGATCCGGTATATGTCCAGATCAATTGA
- a CDS encoding PEP-CTERM sorting domain-containing protein translates to MKKLILTFVVFLTALVFAQTGSTAAIINLEDYAFNINGTVSTKIDPTPANVNLDDFNTATGLGTVSITVTGTGNHYVGGFFDHEMVEDGNTYFNEIGSISGTATDGQTWEIDEPGYGGIIGDIYDNFSASLLDTTNSVPDTVIDDVSMAMAWDFTLDVDDEAVIEFILSETIAADYAGFYLAQTDSDSGDTIYFYSTLDISGGGGGGAVPEPATIILFGVGLIGLARVGRRQN, encoded by the coding sequence ATGAAAAAGTTAATTTTGACGTTTGTAGTATTTTTAACGGCTCTGGTGTTCGCCCAGACCGGTAGTACGGCCGCAATCATAAACCTGGAAGACTATGCGTTCAACATTAACGGTACGGTATCCACAAAAATTGACCCTACGCCGGCTAATGTGAATCTTGATGATTTTAACACCGCCACAGGCCTTGGCACAGTTTCCATAACTGTCACCGGTACAGGGAACCATTACGTGGGTGGATTTTTTGACCACGAAATGGTTGAAGACGGAAATACTTATTTTAACGAAATTGGTTCTATATCAGGCACGGCGACTGACGGTCAAACCTGGGAAATTGACGAGCCCGGATATGGGGGCATCATAGGTGATATCTATGATAATTTTTCAGCCAGTCTACTCGACACCACAAATAGTGTTCCAGATACTGTCATTGATGATGTTTCCATGGCCATGGCCTGGGATTTTACACTTGATGTAGATGACGAGGCCGTAATTGAGTTTATCCTGAGCGAGACAATAGCTGCGGATTATGCCGGGTTTTATTTGGCGCAGACTGATTCAGACAGCGGGGATACCATCTATTTTTACAGTACGCTTGACATCTCCGGTGGTGGCGGCGGCGGAGCGGTTCCCGAACCCGCCACCATAATTTTGTTCGGTGTGGGCCTTATTGGACTTGCCCGTGTCGGGCGCAGGCAAAATTAA